A window of Trichoderma atroviride chromosome 3, complete sequence contains these coding sequences:
- a CDS encoding uncharacterized protein (EggNog:ENOG41): MAPRVPRLPKARPTEMFCISAAGVGVLAPLYMAMPGAEEKLAKQTTKWAPRWERNINYFTNPAERTAQRIEPPISKVVKKLDEKLPLERMAKGMERGIRKSIDRFGGPKSE; encoded by the coding sequence ATGGCTCCTCGCGTTCCTCGTCTCCCCAAGGCCAGACCCACCGAGATGTTCtgcatctccgccgccggcgTCGGTGTCCTCGCGCCGCTGTACATGGCCATGCCCGGTGCCGAAGAGAAGCTCGCCAAGCAGACCACCAAATGGGCTCCTCGCTGGGAGCGCAACATCAACTACTTCACCAACCCTGCCGAGCGCACCGCCCAGCGCATCGAGcctcccatctccaaggtggtcaagaagctggacgagaagctgccgctggagaGAATGGCCAAGGGCATGGAGAGGGGCATCCGCAAGTCGATTGATCGCTTCGGCGGCCCCAAGTCAGAATAA
- a CDS encoding uncharacterized protein (EggNog:ENOG41): MTFRYKKNWSISFPTLGQKQCLPIPPSSPTLSRPQPKSASPETASSSSQTRKPPVRDGIPDWRALLAAHADAFRWQWPELTPQEARNTIATINFSSGTTGLPKGVCVPHASLIANLAQAVHLRHVHRKPEWDLLPRNRWIGFLPLYHAYGQLYACLMAGKTLTPLYIMAKFQYEEFLSNIEKYQITQLQVAPPIVVMLTKRPETSRYNLSSVRHITCGAAPLSRELQTACEEKFNLRITQGYGMTELTCTGISWSEGLAGDSAGSVGRLLPNCECKLLDDDGKEVAAGERGELHIRGPNVCLGYWKNEAATRECLDKDGWFRTGDVAVCNKEGLFWIVDRKKELIKVNGLQVAPAELEAVLLENEHVADAAVVEIKFNEEEWPRAYVVIQPTSKGKVTPQDIQDWTAARVAKHKRLVGGVTFIDEVPKLASGKIIRKLMKQWSKRDAEEMLKNGTAPRARL; this comes from the exons ATGACATTCCGATACAAAAAA AACTGGTCCATCAGCTTTCCAACACTGGGGCAAAAGCAGTGCTTGCCCATCCCACCGTCCTCTCCAACATTGTCGAGGCCGCAGCCAAAGTCGGCATCCCCAGAAACCGCATCTTCCAGTTCTCAGACGAGGAAACCCCCCGTCCGCGACGGCATCCCAGACTGGCGAGCCCTCCTCGCAGCCCACGCAGACGCCTTCCGCTGGCAATGGCCCGAGTTGACGCCCCAAGAGGCGCGCaacaccatcgccaccaTCAACTTCAGCTCGGGAACCACGGGCCTGCCCAAGGGCGTCTGCGTGCCTCATGCAAGCCTCATCGCCAATCTCGCCCAGGCCGTGCACCTGCGCCACGTCCACCGCAAGCCCGAGTGGGATCTGCTGCCGCGCAACCGCTGGATCGGCTTCCTGCCGCTGTACCACGCCTACGGCCAGCTCTACGCCTGCCTGATGGCGGGCAAGACGCTGACGCCGCTGTACATCATGGCCAAGTTCCAGTACGAGGAGTTCCTGTCCAACATTGAAAAGTACCAAATCACCCAGCTGCAGGTCGCGCCGCCCATTGTCGTCATGCTCACCAAGCGCCCCGAGACGAGCCGCTACAACCTCTCGAGCGTGCGCCACATCACCTGCGGAGCCGCGCCGCTGTCCCGCGAGCTGCAGACGGCGTGCGAGGAGAAATTCAACCTGCGCATCACGCAGGGCTACGGCATGACGGAGCTGACGTGCACCGGCATCTCCTGGTCCGAGGGCCTGGCCGGCGACAGCGCAGGGTCTGTGGGCCGGCTGCTGCCCAACTGCGAGTGCAAGCTGctcgacgatgatggcaagGAGGTGGCGGCTGGAGAGCGCGGAGAGCTGCACATTCGGGGTCCAAACGTGTGCTTGGGATACTGGAAGAACGAGGCGGCAACGCGCGAGTGTTTGGACAAGGACGGGTGGTTTAGGACCGGCGATGTTGCCGTTTGCAATAAGGAGGGGCTGTTTTGGATTGTTGACCGGAAAAAG GAACTCATCAAGGTCAACGGCCTGCAAGTCGCCCCCGCAGAACTAGAAGCCGTGCTTTTAGAAAACGAGCACGTCGCCGACGCAGCTGTTGTCGAAATCAAATT CAACGAGGAAGAGTGGCCACGAGCATACGTCGTCATCCAGCCCACGTCAAAGGGCAAAGTGACTCCCCAGGACATCCAGGACTGGACCGCCGCGCGAGTGGCTAAGCATAAGCGGCTTGTAGGCGGCGTCACGTTTATCGATGAGGTGCCGAAGCTGGCGAGCGGCAAAATCATCCGgaagctgatgaagcagTGGTCCAAGAGAGACGCCgaggagatgctcaagaATGGAACGGCACCTCGAGCGAGGCTGTAA
- a CDS encoding uncharacterized protein (EggNog:ENOG41), with protein MASLLQGSAFVTGAASGLGEHTAYAFARHGISKLAIADINLDGLNRVAAGIQKEWPGVEVLVLQMDVRKAEEVKAALSQIVAQFGRLDIAVNNAGVAGRSAQIHELDEADWERVLGVNLHGVHRCQKEELGILVKQEDLGPRRGRGTIINVSSMYGIIGPLSPIHVTAYTTAKHAVMGMTKADAASYAGSNIRINAICPGYIKTPMVNDGQGAENQAHPLHHHAQKTPLRRLGLPEEIADSIVFLASPMSSYVNGFGLVADGGYSCC; from the exons ATGGCTTCGCTGCTTCAAGGTTCAGCCTTTGTGACCGGCGCCGCCTCCG GTCTCGGTGAGCATACAGCCTATGCTTTTGCCAGGCATGGCATTTCCAAGCTGGCCATTGCAGACATCAACCTGGACGGCCTGAACAGGGTGGCTGCCGGCATCCAGAAAGAATGGCCCGGCGTCGAGGTTCTGGTGCTGCAGATGGACGTGcgcaaggctgaagaggTCAAGGCTGCGTTATCCCAGATTGTCGCCCAGTTTGGTCGCTTAGACATTGCCGTCAACAATGCCGGTGTCGCCGGCAGGTCGGCGCAGATACACGAGCTGGACGAAGCCGACTGGGAGCGGGTGCTGGGCGTCAACCTGCACGGCGTCCATCGGTGCCAGAAGGAGGAGCTCGGCATCTTGGTGAAGCAAGA AGATCTCGGCCCacgacgagggcgaggcaccatcatcaacgtcTCATCCATGTATGGCATCATTGGGCCTCTGTCGCCCATCCATGTCACGGCATACACTACAGCCAAGCACG CCGTCATGGGAATGACCAAGGCCGACGCCGCCTCCTACGCCGGCTCCAACATCCGCATCAACGCAATCTGTCCCGGCTACATCAAGACGCCCATGGTCAACGACGGCCAGGGCGCCGAGAACCAAGCCCATCCGCTGCACCACCATGCCCAGAAGACGCCGTTGCGACGGCTGGGCCTGCCTGAGGAGATTGCAGATAGCATCGTCTTTCTGGCGTCGCCAATGAGCAGCTATGTTAATGGCTTTGGGCTGGTGGCTGACGGTGGGTATAGTTGTTGTTAA
- a CDS encoding uncharacterized protein (EggNog:ENOG41~TransMembrane:1 (i107-125o)), producing MGRGYATATTGTSSRISQSAAKAVNKPPPGSASTRISGTSSTTTAAAAVAEGSSTAALRTAEARESALRAARMRRQAQKQDREEEAAKKREEAREYRKKYNTAARKWVSSIIALPIFFVTSYYLFDRLVLGKQPKSLEEYREEK from the exons ATGGGGCGAGGATATGCCACGGCAACGACAGGGACAAGCAGCAGGATATCGCAGAGCGCTGCCAAAGCGGTAAACAAGCCTCCTCCCGGATCTGCATCGACACGCATATCGGGCACCTCTTCAACCAcgacagccgcagcagcagtggcagagGGATCGTCCACCGCAGCGTTACGAACGGCCGAGGCTCGCGAGTCCGCGCTGCGGGCGGCCCGTATGCGACGACAGGCGCAGAAGCAGGAcagggaggaggaggcggcgaagaagcggGAGGAGGCGCGGGAGTATAGGAAAAAGTACAATACGGCGGCGAGGAAGTGGGTGTCGTCGATTATAGCGCTGCCGATATTTTTTGTGACGAGCTATTATCTGTTTGATAGGT TGGTGTTGGGGAAGCAGCCGAAGAGTTTGGAAGAGTACCGGGAGGAGAAGTGA
- a CDS encoding uncharacterized protein (TransMembrane:2 (i12-31o43-65i)), translating into MAPVLNSSSGPVIRLVPGLVAIEVAPAHHYFDKTPEGPTELGFSYAFLAAVGVAFVVLICVDVYAKHGPKPTPGERVWYKRKFDKAKGGYYVCKDTLNRLFVRKKQRLDLENAVATQRTFDSQKIIDRLAAKPAAEKAPTMVEGAEAEEKSAGPMAGIEVRVTPLDMPFLRDGAAVDTAVKDGTPKSDDAGGSGAAGL; encoded by the coding sequence ATGGCTCCTGTTCTAAATTCCTCTTCAGGCCCTGTTATCAGGCTTGTCCCTGGCCTTGTGGCCATCGAAGTCGCACCGGCTCACCACTACTTCGACAAGACCCCAGAAGGCCCAACAGAACTCGGCTTCTCCTATGCCTTCTTAGCAGCCGTTGGAGTCGCCTTTGTCGTCCTCATCTGTGTGGATGTATATGCCAAGCACGGGCCCAAGCCGACGCCGGGCGAACGTGTCTGGTACAAGCGCAAGTTTGACAAGGCAAAGGGCGGATACTATGTTTGCAAAGACACGCTTAACAGACTGTTTGTCCGGAAAAAGCAGAGGCTCGATCTAGAGAATGCAGTGGCGACTCAGAGGACGTTTGACTCTCAAAAGATTATCGATAGGCTTGCGGCCAAGCCTGCTGCCGAAAAGGCTCCAACCATGGTGGAAggcgccgaggctgaggagaagAGCGCCGGGCCGATGGCGGGCATTGAAGTCAGGGTCACGCCCTTGGATATGCCGTTTCTTAGAGATGGTGCCGCTGTGGATACTGCCGTCAAAGATGGCACTCCCAAGAGCGATGATGCGGGCGGCAGTGGAGCAGCCGGCCTTTGA
- a CDS encoding uncharacterized protein (BUSCO:EOG092D3B56): MSGMSPLSSRDFAPQIKLEQTPASIAASSVPNVLQPGGMSSRPVLTAPTLPSMSMQHPGSGSGSGSGSGAGSGPGPSSASASSQHQQGPPPGYQSPPKPVLNMSHTYSRSSPAANYDTPASSSSYHAYTPTTPSGSSSQFISPQDAAKYNAPGSQRTFSNTPLGLADIRPRADSSMSDGAPGTLGYELANTQPGPSNYLAPWPIYAFDWCKWTPRGNGAGKVAVGSYLEDGHNFIQILDSQIAPTPQDVYTPGTSKYNLEFTKVAEATHSYPVTRLLWEPPSSQKQSTDLLATSGDHLRLWSLPSETSANPGNTITRPGRDSVVTKLTPLALLSNSKTPDHTAPLTSLDWNTVSPSLIITSSIDTTCTIWDIPSLTAKTQLIAHDKEVYDVRFCAKSVDVFVSCGQDGSVRMFDLRSLEHSTIIYEPTGKEDRTEAGGRMSPTTAQQTLSNPPPLLRLATSPHDTHLLATFAQDSNVIRILDVRQPGQALLELRGHSGPVNCIEWSPSRRGTLASGADDCQVLLWDLMNSSSINGTQQQENQRSPVACWDCDYEIGNLGWVPHLQGTDGGEWLGVGAGRGVWGVKV; this comes from the exons ATGTCCGGCATGAGCCCGCTGTCATCGCGAGACTTTGCTCCGCAGATCAAGCTCGAGCAGACGCCCGCCAGCATCGCAGCCAGCTCGGTGCCCAACGTGCTCCAGCCGGGCGGCATGTCGTCGCGCCCCGTCCTGACGGCCCCGACCCTGCCCTCGATGTCGATGCAGCACCcgggctctggctctggctctggctctggctccgGCGCTGGTTCTGGCCCAGGTCCATCCTCCGCTTCAGCCTCCTCTCAACACCAGCAAGGCCCTCCTCCCGGCTACCAGTCGCCTCCCAAACCGGTGCTCAACATGTCGCACACCTACTCACGGTCCAGCCCCGCGGCCAACTACGACAcgccggcctcgtcgtcgtcctaCCACGCCTACACGCCCACCACTCCCAGCGGCTCGTCCTCGCAGTTCATCTCGCCTCAGGATGCCGCAAAGTACAATGCCCCGGGCTCGCAGCGCACCTTTTCCAACACGCCGCTGGGCCTGGCTGACATCCGGCCGCGCGCCGACTCCAGCATGTCTGATGGGGCTCCCGGCACGCTTGGCTACGAGCTTGCCAACACACAGCCTGGCCCAAGCAATTACCTGGCTCCGTGGCCCATCTACGCCTTTGACTGGTGCAAGTGGACGCCCCGCGGCAATGGCGCTGGCAAGGTCGCTGTCGGCAGCTATCTCGAAGACGGCCACAACTTT ATCCAAATCTTAGATAGCCAGATTGCCCCGACCCCTCAAGATGTATACACCCCCGGCACGTCCAAGTACAATCTCGAGTTTACCAAGGTTGCCGAGGCCACACATTCGTATCCCGTAACGCGGCTGCTGTGGGAGCCTCCCTCTTCGCAGAAGCAGTCCACCGATCTCTTGGCCACCTCTGGTGATCACCTAAGGCTGTGGTCGCTGCCGTCCGAGACATCTGCGAACCCGGGAAACACAATTACACGCCCGGGTCGCGACTCGGTTGTCACAAAATTGACTCCTCTGGCACTCTTGTCAAACTCCAAGACGCCCGACCATACAGCGCCGCTGACGTCTCTCGACTGGAATACCGTTTCTCCcagcctcatcatcacctcCAGCATTGATACCACCTGCACAATATGGGACATTCCATCATTGACTGCCAAGACGCAACTAATTGCACATGACAAGGAGGTATACGACGTAAGATTCTGTGCAAAGAGCGTGGATGTCTTTGTCAGCTGCGGTCAGGATGGAAGCGTACGCATGTTTGACTTGAGGAGCCTGGAGCACTCGACCATCATCTACGAGCCAACAGGAAAAGAGGATCGAACAG AAGCAGGAGGCCGTATGAGCCCTACGACTGCCCAGCAGACTCTTTCGAACCCTCCCCCGCTGCTGCGGTTAGCTACATCTCCTCACGATACCCATCTTCTCGCAACCTTTGCTCAGGACTCAAACGTGATTCGGATCCTAGACGTTCGACAGCCTGGCCAGGCTCTGCTTGAGCTTCGAGGACACTCCGGCCCAGTCAACTGCATAGAGTGGTCTCCATCACGGCGAGGCACACTGGCCTCGGGAGCAGATGACTGCCAAGTGCTACTGTGGGATCTCATGAACTCCTCGTCCATCAATGGcacccagcagcaggagaaCCAAAGAAGCCCTGTTGCGTGCTGGGACTGCGACTATGAAATTGGAAACCTAGGCTGGGTACCGCATTTGCAAGGCACCGATGGTGGAGAATGGCTCGGTGTCGGTGCAGGACGAGGCGTTTGGGGCGTTAAAGTGTAG
- a CDS encoding uncharacterized protein (EggNog:ENOG41~TransMembrane:3 (n7-18c25/26o103-121i153-170o182-207i)~SECRETED:SignalP(1-25)) — MSLMPSFAQASLAAATLAATAGTYAAVSPPNPNTKLVPASKDSLTSLNLTGRHVAKVAMSPIAIIALHTASLAYVYPNMPPSLLGHGPQNGLDVNLLRWSPDTAIPLALVLCAGIPLRLYAYRSLGKNFTFQLTKPERLITTGLHGYVQHPSYTGAAILGCSAAFWLLRLDGVLSCWLPPWLYSKLTCMGVFANAFMLSGLHCWLIWKRVREEEKMLKATFGAEWERWHAATPRFLPFLF; from the coding sequence ATGTCTCTAATGCCGTCCTTTGCCCAAGCATCACTGGCCGCAGCTACACTGGCTGCAACTGCTGGCACTTATGCTGCGGTTAGCCCCCCCAACCCCAACACCAAGTTGGTTCCCGCGTCCAAAGACTCCCTGACCTCTTTGAACCTCACTGGGAGACACGTAGCCAAGGTGGCAATGTCCCCCATTGCGATTATCGCTCTGCATACCGCCTCCTTGGCCTATGTGTATCCCAACATGCCCCCTTCGCTCCTCGGTCACGGTCCTCAAAACGGCCTGGATGTGAACCTCTTGAGATGGTCACCGGACACCGCCATCCCGCTGGCCCTTGTTCTGTGTGCCGGCATCCCTCTACGGCTCTATGCGTATAGATCTCTAGGCAAGAACTTTACCTTTCAGCTCACCAAGCCGGAGCGCTTGATTACAACCGGTCTCCATGGCTACGTGCAGCATCCAAGCTACACGGGTGCGGCGATTTTGGGATGCAGCGCTGCATTCTGGCTGCTTCGATTGGACGGCGTCCTCAGCTGCTGGTTGCCGCCGTGGCTGTACAGCAAGCTTACGTGCATGGGGGTGTTTGCCAATGCCTTTATGCTGTCTGGCCTTCATTGTTGGCTAATATGGAAGCGggtgagagaggaggagaagatgctaAAGGCCACGTTTGGGGCTGAGTGGGAGAGATGGCATGCCGCAACGCCCAGATTCTTGCCATTTTTATTCTAG
- a CDS encoding uncharacterized protein (BUSCO:EOG092D0KU4) gives MASNDRHRFDESEDEEDFNPAPADMSEDEDAHDGSSRARDSSPNRRQDADDDEEPTPAKSRRTHDEDEEEEEEEEEEEDTRRRHDDDDDEEEEEEDDDDDVQQGHRRKRQRDRRNAFIDIEAEVDDEDEGEDEEKDGEEIEDFIIDNAHPDDLVESSRLDDDRRHRELDRRREMESSLDAEKQAEILRQRYGNRRPGKSFGDSAIVPKRLLLPSVDDPSIWAVRCKEGKEREVVMSIMKRVEERRGTKDELAITAAFERGGPDSVMKSFVYVETQRQTDILVALDGILNVYPHSKLTLVDIKDMPELLRVTKTPTLEPGAWVRLRRPQKHNGDLAQVIDVTENGLEARVRFIPRLDYGMRDEALSAVSADGKRKRPPGMGPKPPQRLFSEIEARKRHPRNIQGNPTTNTWTYNGEEFENGFQVKDVKIQQLVVTDVNPSLEEVTRFASGADDGTENLDLKALAASLKDSNTLVTYLPGDIIEVYAGEQRGVVGRATNVQGDIVTMFVTEGDLKGQSIEVPIKGLRKRFKIGDHVKVIGGSKFQDEVGTVVKISEDRVTLLTDQTNNEVTVFSKDLREASDIGGQGSLGQYELHDLVQLDPTTVGCIVKVDRESLVVLDQFGDTRQVMPSQIPNKLPKRKQAVAADREGSEIRLDDVVKEFSGQQRQGKIIHIHRSYVFLHTHATNENAGVFVTKASMVNTIAAKGGRVNAAASGPDLTTMNPALKIHKNGTENKPIAKSFGRDRAINQTVIIKKGAYKGLLGIVKDTTDSHARVELHTKNKTITVPRDSLNFKDKNTGLNIDINGRGGRSASGGAGRGSGDRVPGWQGGSRTPMGSGGSDRVPAWGSRTPAAGGRTPAWKGQDYSGSRTPAWADGSRTVNPYDGSRTAYGSGSRTPAWQAGARTPAPGDAFGAGSRTPAYAGGGDSWNSGSKTPAWGASAPTPGASGNDSWGYTPAATNSSAYDAPTPGGAMSAPTPGALSAPTPGAYNAPTPGISAPTPAGGWQGGWGGPDSAPTPAAGAPTPSASGYAGFSAPTPSAYAPETPAASGPRYTDDD, from the exons ATGGCGTCCAACGATCGGCACCGATTCGACGAAtccgaggacgaggaggacttCAATCCTGCGCCGGCCGACATgtcagaagatgaggatgccCATGATGGCTCAAGCCGAGCCCGGGACAGCAGCCCCAATCGCCGTCAGGAtgccgacgatgatgaagaaccCACTCCGGCTAAATCGCGAAGAACccacgatgaagacgaagaggaggaggaggaggaagaggaagaagaggataccCGTCGTCgccatgacgatgacgatgacgaggaagaagaagaggaagatgacgacgacgatgttCAACAG GGCCACCGCAGAAAGCGCCAACGCGACAGGCGAAATGCCTTCATCGATATCGAAGCCGaagtcgacgacgaggacgagggtgaggacgaagaaaaggaTGGTGAGGAGATAGAGGACTTTATCATCGACAACGCTCACCCCGATGACTTGGTCGAAAGCTCGCGACTTGACGATGACCGAAGACACCGCGAACTTGATCGCCGCCGCGAGATGGAGTCTAGTCTGGATGCCGAGAAGCAAGCAGAGATCTTACGCCAGCGCTATGGCAATCGACGACCCGGCAAGAGCTTTGGCGACTCGGCCATCGTGCCCaagcggcttcttctccccagcGTGGATGATCCTAGTATCTGGGCCGTGCGATGTAAAGAGGGCAAAGAACGCGAAGTCGTCATGTCCATTATGAAGCGAGTCGAGGAGCGACGAGGCACAAAGGACGAGCTGGCCATTACCGCGGCCTTTGAGCGCGGCGGCCCAGACTCGGTTATGAAGAGCTTTGTCTACGTTGAGACTCAGAGGCAGACGGACATTCTCGTGGCCCTCGATGGCATTCTCAACGTCTATCCTCACTCCAAGCTGACGCTGGTGGACATCAAAGATATGCCTGAGCTTCTGCGTGTCACGAAGACACCGACGCTGGAGCCCGGCGCATGGGTGCGACTCCGCAGGCCTCAGAAACACAACGGGGACTTGGCACAGGTTATTGACGTTACTGAGAACGGGCTCGAGGCAAGAGTTCGATTTATCCCCAGACTCGACTATGGAATGCGTGATGAAGCTCTGTCCGCTGTGAGCGCAGATGGCAAGCGGAAGAGGCCACCGGGAATGGGCCCAAAACCCCCTCAGAGACTCTTCAGCGAGATTGAAGCACGAAAGCGCCACCCTCGTAACATTCAGGGCAACCCGACAACTAACACTTGGACATACAATGGCGAAGAATTCGAAAACGGATTCCAGGTCAAGGATGTCAAGATTCAGCAACTCGTAGTCACAGATGTCAACCCGTCCCTGGAAGAGGTTACTCGATTTGCCAGCGGTGCTGACGATGGTACGGAGAATCTTGACCTGAAGGCTTTGGCCGCCAGTCTGAAGGATAGCAACACGCTGGTGACTTACCTCCCCGGCGACATCATCGAGGTGTATGCCGGAGAGCAAAGAGGTGTTGTTGGAAGAGCTACCAATGTGCAGGGCGACATTGTTACAATGTTTGTCACGGAGGGCGACCTCAAAGGCCAGAGCATCGAAGTGCCCATCAAGGGCCTCCGCAAGCGCTTCAAGATTGGTGACCACGTCAAGGTGATTGGTGGCAGCAAGTTCCAAGACGAAGTCGGCACGGTAGTCAAGATTTCTGAGGATCGCGTCACGCTGTTGACCGACCAGACCAACAACGAGGTTACGGTCTTCAGCAAGGATCTGCGAGAAGCCAGCGATATTGGTGGACAGGGGTCGCTCGGCCAGTACGAACTTCATGACCTTGTGCAGCTTGACCCTACCACAGTTGGCTGTATCGTCAAGGTGGATCGCGAGTCCTTGGTTGTGCTGGACCAGTTCGGAGACACCCGCCAAGTCATGCCATCTCAAATCCCCAACAAGCTGCCCAAGAGAAAGCAAGCGGTTGCTGCTGATCGAGAAGGCTCAGAAATCCGCCTGGACGATGTGGTCAAGGAATTTTCcgggcagcagcgccagggcAAGATTATTCACATCCACCGATCATACGTCTTCTTGCATACACATGCCACCAACGAGAATGCTGGTGTTTTCGTCACAAAGGCAAGCATGGTTAACACAATCGCTGCAAAGGGCGGCCGTGTTAATGCGGCGGCATCGGGACCTGATCTTACGACGATGAATCCAGCCCTGAAGATTCACAAGAACGGCACTGAGAACAAGCCAATAGCTAAGTCCTTTGGCCGAGACCGTGCCATCAATCAAACAGTCATCATCAAAAAGGGAGCCTACAAGGGCcttctcggcatcgtcaaggATACCACGGATTCACACGCTCGTGTGGAGCTCCACACCAAAAACAAGACCATTACCGTTCCTCGAGACTCGCTCAACTTCAAGGACAAGAACACTGGTTTGAACATTGACATCAATGGCAGAGGAGGGCGATCTGCATCAGGTGGAGCTGGGCGCGGCTCTGGGGATAGAGTCCCGGGCTGGCAGGGAGGCTCTCGCACACCCATGGGCTCCGGCGGCTCAGATCGCGTTCCTGCTTGGGGATCACGAA CGCCTGCTGCAGGTGGTCGTACACCGGCATGGAAGGGCCAAGACTACTCTGGATCTCGAACGCCCGCTTGGGCAGATGGATCAAGAACTGTTAACCCCTACGATGGAAGCCGAACCGCCTATGGATCCGGCTCACGCACGCCTGCTTGGCAAGCTGGTGCTAGGACGCCAGCGCCGGGAGATGCGTTTGGTGCTGGTTCCCGCACTCCGGCGtatgctggtggtggtgacagCTGGAATTCTGGTTCAAAGACACCTGCCTGGGGAGCCTCTGCCCCGACGCCGGGCGCCAGCGGCAACGACTCGTGGGGCTACACGCCCGCGGCCACAAATTCATCTGCATACGATGCCCCGACTCCAGGAGGCGCCATGTCGGCCCCTACTCCTGGCGCTCTGAGTGCCCCGACTCCTGGAGCTTACAATGCTCCTACTCCTGGAATCAGTGCGCCCACTCCCGCCGGTGGCTGGCAAGGCGGCTGGGGAGGTCCGGACTCGGCACCgactccagcagcaggcgCGCCGACGCCATCTGCATCTGGATACGCAGGCTTCTCGGCGCCAACACCTTCTGCGTATGCTCCTGAAACGCCAGCGGCCAGCGGCCCGAGGTACACGGATGATGATTGA